A stretch of Mus musculus strain C57BL/6J chromosome 19, GRCm38.p6 C57BL/6J DNA encodes these proteins:
- the Cep55 gene encoding centrosomal protein of 55 kDa isoform X2 codes for MPANCFNSSMNSIHEKEMQLKDALEKNQQWLVYDQQREAYVKGLLAKIFELEKRTETAAASLTQQMKKIESEGYLQVEKQKYDHLLENAKKDLEVERQAVTQLRLELDEFRRKYEEARKEVEDLNQLLSSQRKADIQHLEEDKQKTERIQKLREESSIFKGKLEEERKRSEELLSQVRILYDSLLKHQEEQARVALLEQQMQACTLDFENEKLDRQNMQHQLYVILKELRKAKSQITQLESLKQLHGFTITEQPFPLQREPESRVKATSPKSPSAALNDSLVECPKCSVQYPATEHRDLLVHVEYCMK; via the exons ATGCCTGCAAACTGCTTCAACTCCTCAATGAATAGTATTCATGAAAAGGAGATGCAGCTGAAAGAT GCTCTGGAGAAAaaccagcaatggcttgtgtatGATCAGCAGCGAGAGGCCTACGTTAAAGGGCTTTTAGCAAAGATCTTCGAGctggaaaagagaacagagacagcCGCTGCTTCCCTCACACAGCAGATGAAGAAGATTGAATCAGAAG GTTATCTTCAAGTGGAGAAGCAAAAATATGATCATCTCTTGGAAAATGCCAAAAAAGATCTCGAAGTTGAGCGACAAGCCGTGACTCAGTTGCGTTTAGAACTCGATGAATTTCGAAGGAAATACGAAGAAGCTCGAAAAGAAGTTGAAGACTTAAATCAGCTGTTGAGCTCTCAGCGAAAGGCAGACATCCAGCACCTGGAGGAGGACAAGCAGAAGACGGAGAGGATCCAAAAGCTGAGGGAAGAGAGCAGTATCTTCAAGGGAAAgctggaagaggagaggaagaggtcgGAGGAGCTCTTATCCCAG GTCCGAATTCTCTACGATTCTCTGTTAAAGCACCAAGAGGAGCAGGCCAGGGTAGCTCTACTGGAACAGCAG ATGCAGGCATGTACTCTAGactttgaaaatgaaaaactCGACCGCCAGAATATGCAGCATCAACTCTATGTGATTCTTAAGGAACTCCGAAAAGCAAAAAGTCAAATAACACAGTTGGAATCCTTG AAGCAGCTACATGGGTTTACCATCACAGAGCAGCCATTCCCACTCCAGAGAGAACCTGAAAGCAGAGTGAAAGCTACCTCACCCAAAAGTCCCAGTGCTGCACTCAATGACAGCCTAGTGGAATGTCCCAAGTGCAGCGTACAGTACCCAGCCACCGAGCATCGAGACCTGCTTGTCCATGTCGAATACTGCATGAAGTAG